A window of Sutcliffiella cohnii contains these coding sequences:
- a CDS encoding peptidylprolyl isomerase: MRNWYFSILAGLLLIGLVACNNNSINDSEEIAEETVVATSTDGDITKEELYEAMKIRFGEEILRELVYGKVLSNQIEITDEEVQERLDELKEQLGPQYELALRNSGFKSDDQFIPTLTVSMLQEKIGMEAVTVTDEEIKEYYDQLKLPIRASHILVEDEQLAQEIKAKLNEGEDFSELAKEYSTDATAENGGDLDWFGPGRMLTEFEDAAYNLEIGEISDIVETMYGYHIILLTDKEEKQPFDEVYEQIKNEVRQNKVMADPTIVETAVQEALKDANVKVLDGQLKNTFTTED, encoded by the coding sequence TTGAGAAATTGGTACTTTTCCATACTTGCTGGATTATTATTAATTGGATTAGTTGCTTGTAACAATAATTCAATTAACGATAGCGAAGAAATTGCAGAAGAAACTGTTGTCGCTACTTCAACGGATGGTGACATTACAAAAGAAGAACTATATGAAGCAATGAAAATTAGGTTTGGTGAGGAAATTTTAAGAGAACTTGTATACGGTAAGGTGTTAAGCAACCAGATTGAAATAACCGATGAAGAAGTTCAGGAGCGTTTAGACGAATTAAAAGAGCAGTTAGGTCCCCAATATGAACTTGCCTTAAGAAATAGTGGATTTAAATCGGATGATCAATTTATCCCTACATTAACAGTTTCGATGCTTCAAGAAAAAATTGGGATGGAGGCAGTAACGGTTACAGATGAAGAAATAAAAGAATATTACGATCAGCTAAAACTTCCCATTCGAGCTAGTCACATTTTAGTGGAAGACGAACAGTTAGCACAAGAAATTAAAGCAAAATTAAACGAAGGAGAAGATTTTTCCGAACTAGCAAAAGAATATTCTACAGATGCTACCGCTGAAAACGGTGGTGATTTGGATTGGTTTGGACCAGGAAGAATGTTAACAGAGTTTGAAGATGCTGCGTACAATCTTGAAATTGGAGAAATTAGCGATATTGTAGAAACAATGTACGGTTACCATATTATTTTGCTTACTGATAAAGAAGAAAAGCAGCCATTCGATGAAGTTTATGAACAAATAAAAAACGAAGTACGACAAAATAAAGTGATGGCAGATCCTACAATCGTGGAGACTGCAGTACAAGAAGCACTAAAGGACGCCAATGTAAAAGTATTAGATGGACAATTAAAAAACACATTCACAACAGAAGATTAA
- a CDS encoding tryptophan transporter — MKTKTLVALALLAAIGTVLHAVVPNFIFGMKPDLSLIMMFIGILLFPERKNVLLIGVVTGFISALTTGFPGGQIPNIIDKPLTAFAFYFLYLALKNFDKPLVRAGILTAVGTIISGTVFLTSALLIVGLPGGASFTFFFLTVVLPACAMNTVLMVVIYPIITSIAKRSNLSVAL, encoded by the coding sequence ATGAAAACAAAGACTCTAGTAGCATTAGCTTTATTAGCTGCCATTGGGACAGTTTTACATGCAGTAGTCCCTAACTTTATATTCGGTATGAAACCCGATCTATCACTAATTATGATGTTTATCGGAATTTTGCTTTTTCCTGAACGTAAAAACGTCTTACTAATAGGTGTTGTAACTGGTTTTATTTCCGCCCTAACAACAGGATTTCCTGGCGGACAAATTCCTAACATTATTGATAAGCCGTTAACAGCATTTGCATTTTATTTTCTATATTTAGCTTTAAAAAATTTCGATAAGCCATTAGTTCGCGCTGGTATTTTAACAGCAGTTGGGACAATTATTTCTGGTACTGTTTTTCTAACTAGTGCCTTACTAATTGTAGGTCTTCCTGGAGGAGCATCCTTTACATTCTTTTTCTTAACGGTTGTACTACCTGCATGTGCAATGAATACAGTGTTAATGGTTGTCATTTATCCAATTATTACTTCAATAGCCAAACGCTCAAACCTTTCTGTAGCGTTATAA
- a CDS encoding uracil/xanthine transporter, translated as MHRIFNSLTIFSSVQWLFFIFANTVVVPISLGSIFQLPTETIAMMLRSSLILTGVACILQGWIGHRYPLMEGHSGLLWGVMLNLGISASALGMSFEQIGGGIATGILLAGVVTVFIAVFNLIEYVQKIFSPMVTSVYLFLLTFQLIFIFFQGMLKVSDDGSLNVPVSLLSVSIVILVSLLKIKGNAVIGNFSILIGIVVGWVLYVLLFPQFIEQPVSTGFAISLFPLGQPNLQYGIVAVAFFAGVLNLSNTIASIRAAASLFKEEADNSQYRKSFFLTGLFAFVSPVFGLVPYTPFTSSIGFLQSTRIFHKDPFFIGGGMLVLIGLIPPFGDFLSTMPVTIGNAVLFVAYLQLFGTAYNSLNGTVLNSFTVFRVAGPVLLGVCLLNISPEILSSVPILLQPFLSNGLIMGVVLSILMESCINWEKIGQREV; from the coding sequence ATGCATAGAATTTTTAACTCATTGACCATTTTTTCATCGGTACAATGGCTTTTTTTTATTTTTGCTAATACGGTAGTTGTACCAATTTCACTTGGCTCGATTTTCCAACTTCCTACCGAAACAATTGCTATGATGCTACGTAGTTCACTTATTTTAACTGGTGTAGCATGTATTCTACAAGGGTGGATTGGTCATAGGTATCCCCTGATGGAAGGTCATTCTGGTTTGCTTTGGGGTGTTATGCTTAACTTAGGTATCTCTGCCTCAGCACTAGGTATGAGCTTCGAACAAATTGGTGGAGGGATCGCGACAGGAATATTGTTAGCAGGTGTTGTTACGGTTTTTATTGCGGTGTTCAATTTAATTGAATATGTTCAAAAAATATTTTCACCTATGGTTACTTCTGTATATTTATTTTTATTAACGTTTCAGCTCATCTTTATTTTTTTCCAAGGGATGCTTAAAGTATCCGATGATGGGTCTTTAAATGTACCAGTGAGCTTACTTTCTGTTAGTATCGTTATTTTAGTAAGTTTATTAAAAATAAAAGGAAATGCAGTTATCGGTAATTTTTCGATTTTAATTGGTATTGTAGTTGGATGGGTACTATATGTCTTATTGTTTCCTCAATTTATTGAACAGCCTGTATCAACAGGTTTTGCTATTTCGCTGTTTCCGCTCGGACAGCCTAATTTGCAGTATGGGATTGTGGCAGTAGCATTTTTTGCTGGAGTACTAAATTTAAGTAATACAATCGCATCAATTAGAGCAGCCGCTAGTTTATTTAAGGAAGAAGCAGATAATAGTCAATATCGGAAATCGTTTTTTCTAACGGGCTTATTTGCATTCGTGTCACCTGTTTTTGGTCTTGTGCCATATACACCGTTTACATCTTCCATTGGTTTTTTACAAAGTACGAGAATTTTTCATAAAGATCCGTTCTTTATTGGTGGAGGAATGTTAGTGCTAATTGGTTTAATTCCACCGTTCGGTGACTTTTTATCAACGATGCCAGTAACAATTGGGAACGCAGTTTTATTTGTTGCTTATTTACAATTATTCGGAACTGCTTACAATAGTTTAAATGGGACTGTACTTAATTCTTTTACTGTTTTTCGAGTAGCTGGACCTGTACTATTAGGTGTATGTTTACTAAACATATCTCCAGAAATATTAAGTAGTGTACCTATTCTTTTACAACCTTTTTTATCAAATGGTTTAATTATGGGAGTTGTATTATCCATTTTAATGGAATCATGTATTAACTGGGAGAAAATAGGGCAACGAGAAGTATGA
- a CDS encoding HTH-type transcriptional regulator Hpr — MNTKNKEYSLIEAMLFSQRVAQVSKALWKSVEKDWQQWIKPYDLNINEHHIIWIAYHLKGASISEIAKFGVMHVSTAFNFSKKLEERELLRFSKKENDKRNTYIELTSKGEEMLLDMMENYKPFNHSTYNGALPLKELYGKFPDFLDIMCVVKNVYGDDFMDIFERSFNNIEQGFEDVDGKIVKKKTEEKAELSNTI; from the coding sequence ATGAATACTAAAAATAAAGAGTACTCTTTAATTGAAGCTATGCTTTTTAGTCAACGCGTGGCTCAAGTTAGTAAAGCATTGTGGAAGTCAGTTGAAAAGGATTGGCAACAATGGATCAAGCCTTATGACTTAAATATTAATGAACATCATATTATATGGATTGCTTATCACTTAAAAGGTGCTAGTATATCTGAAATTGCTAAATTTGGAGTAATGCATGTTTCTACTGCATTTAATTTCTCAAAAAAACTGGAAGAGCGCGAACTCCTCCGATTCTCTAAAAAAGAAAATGATAAACGAAATACGTATATTGAATTAACATCTAAAGGCGAAGAAATGCTTTTAGATATGATGGAAAATTATAAGCCTTTTAATCATTCTACTTATAACGGTGCCTTACCATTAAAAGAATTGTATGGGAAATTCCCTGATTTCTTAGATATAATGTGTGTTGTGAAAAATGTTTACGGTGATGATTTCATGGACATTTTTGAACGATCATTTAACAATATCGAACAAGGATTTGAAGATGTTGATGGAAAAATTGTAAAGAAGAAAACAGAAGAAAAAGCGGAATTGTCTAACACTATATAA
- a CDS encoding YtxH domain-containing protein, with protein sequence MMNGKSFMYGIIVGGVIGSITTLLTTPSSGKKIRDNLTVAQQNAKESYQDIAGEGKVLANDFKKAITESSNVITSVATDLKKSVQHWQNDAAHHRKNIEDKMENIQKELEELEKTVKQNNL encoded by the coding sequence ATGATGAATGGCAAATCATTCATGTATGGTATAATTGTAGGAGGGGTGATAGGCTCCATCACAACATTACTTACAACTCCATCTTCCGGTAAGAAGATCCGAGATAACTTAACTGTTGCACAACAAAATGCAAAGGAATCTTACCAAGACATAGCGGGAGAAGGAAAGGTGTTAGCGAACGATTTTAAGAAAGCGATTACAGAAAGTTCAAATGTCATTACAAGTGTGGCCACGGACTTAAAAAAATCGGTTCAGCATTGGCAAAATGACGCTGCACATCATAGAAAGAATATTGAAGATAAGATGGAAAACATCCAAAAAGAACTGGAAGAACTTGAAAAAACAGTTAAACAAAATAATTTGTAA
- a CDS encoding ATP-binding protein: protein MIIKEIHIYGFGKLQDIQIDGLSNKIQLFLGENEAGKSTIMAFIQAILFGFPLKNQTELRYEPKRGMQYGGSLLLDTSEFGEVKIERVAGKAAGEVTVFYNDGSTSTDIQPILKGMEKSLYKGVFSFNIMDIQNIALTDVDQLGSYLFSSGFIGSDHIHKIMQTLEKDSEALFKRNGRKPIINEQLVVLKELNHDVKQWKMKLTDYDNLQREVKEIQKQIKNVQLELKALQAEQSKVETMVAITPMLLEKNKLKTIISSLPPYKPFPADGRVRLEQLNIQLASLHTKKDKLNKRLEEIEGNIRTLKIDDKVKTHKREIETFLAGKGEYEQAKNEYEKVQISLEELTQTISRLKMDLNWEERKHTEIISWDASLPNKAFMRDLVQKQLRMEEQKTRLDEQFIKVKEDVEQSEQTIKELKGKMLTEEERNRYKERIMNSQNSKLEQEIELHEKMIGNIDTQIKMQKNRNEENKKKQTAMKYSVISLLMLLAVWTFIQQQYVVTGISLLVAVFLFFWQFKGDSASVLLEEREKLRESVVSLKAQVDEVKFNREEVTHMEKKLLEDEHILQILMKEKLQFQQNEKNYDRIIEQYEQWEEQQYVVQQEWQIWLEKCYFKSFPVVYMEEAFDKASLLKSTVEKFEQLRERKKALEVELYRWNDNRKALEKSLNVKVETDSDIFYLLATKQKELEENIVKETQLLESKMELENEWELLEMEQRSLLEKKQQLYTFAEVNDEEAFRIKEKNYQLGTDYEKKLLDLQGQLHQYFVNYHFNEEDWYKESDWVERKKEISQLLEQLRTNERELYKKQSQLEESIKVLENGSTYSEVLQQYEIAKAKLTNQAKRWAFIQTAHQLLEKTLLYYRDVKLPNVLNVATRYFNMLTDGNYVNILDPKEEQTLMVEHKDGVRYYPKELSQATIEQLYLSLRFAVASIWSKEHAFPFILDDTFVNFDIARTKQAINLLKEISNEGHQILFFTCHENIKELMATDKEDNVFSFNNLSPIC from the coding sequence ATGATAATAAAAGAAATTCATATTTACGGTTTTGGTAAACTACAGGACATTCAAATAGATGGATTATCTAATAAAATTCAACTATTTTTGGGTGAAAATGAAGCTGGGAAGTCAACGATTATGGCTTTTATACAGGCTATCCTTTTTGGATTTCCATTGAAAAATCAAACAGAGTTACGCTATGAACCGAAGCGAGGAATGCAATACGGTGGTAGTTTACTATTGGATACATCGGAATTTGGTGAGGTGAAAATAGAAAGAGTTGCTGGTAAGGCAGCGGGAGAAGTAACTGTTTTCTATAATGACGGTAGTACTTCCACCGATATTCAACCTATCCTAAAAGGAATGGAAAAATCGCTATATAAAGGAGTATTTTCCTTTAATATTATGGATATTCAAAACATCGCCTTAACAGATGTGGACCAATTAGGAAGCTATCTATTCTCCTCTGGATTTATCGGTTCGGATCACATACATAAAATAATGCAAACGTTAGAAAAAGATAGTGAGGCATTGTTCAAACGAAATGGTAGAAAACCGATTATTAACGAACAATTAGTAGTATTAAAAGAGTTAAATCATGATGTAAAACAGTGGAAAATGAAATTAACAGATTATGATAATTTGCAAAGAGAAGTAAAAGAAATACAGAAACAAATTAAGAATGTACAATTGGAATTAAAAGCATTGCAAGCTGAACAGAGTAAAGTGGAAACGATGGTAGCTATCACACCGATGCTCCTTGAGAAAAATAAACTAAAAACAATTATTTCCTCCTTACCACCATATAAGCCATTCCCTGCTGATGGTAGGGTGCGTCTAGAACAGTTAAATATACAATTAGCCTCATTGCATACAAAAAAAGATAAATTAAATAAAAGGTTAGAAGAAATAGAAGGGAATATTCGAACGCTAAAGATTGACGATAAGGTTAAAACGCATAAAAGAGAAATAGAAACATTTCTTGCTGGTAAAGGGGAATATGAACAAGCTAAAAATGAATATGAAAAAGTACAGATTTCTTTAGAAGAACTAACACAAACAATTAGCCGCCTTAAAATGGATTTGAACTGGGAGGAAAGGAAACATACAGAAATAATTTCATGGGATGCAAGCCTTCCTAATAAAGCCTTTATGAGGGATTTAGTCCAAAAGCAGTTAAGAATGGAGGAACAAAAAACAAGGCTAGATGAACAATTTATAAAAGTAAAAGAAGATGTGGAACAATCCGAACAAACTATTAAAGAATTAAAAGGTAAAATGCTGACCGAAGAGGAAAGAAATCGGTATAAAGAAAGAATAATGAATAGTCAAAACAGTAAGCTGGAGCAAGAAATAGAACTACATGAAAAAATGATTGGAAATATTGATACACAAATAAAGATGCAAAAAAATAGAAATGAAGAAAATAAGAAAAAACAAACGGCAATGAAATATTCAGTCATAAGTTTGTTAATGTTGCTAGCTGTTTGGACTTTCATACAACAACAATATGTTGTTACCGGAATTAGTCTTTTGGTTGCAGTCTTTTTATTCTTTTGGCAGTTTAAAGGTGATTCTGCTTCGGTTTTGTTGGAAGAAAGAGAGAAGCTACGAGAAAGTGTCGTAAGCTTAAAAGCACAAGTAGACGAAGTTAAATTTAATCGTGAAGAAGTTACTCATATGGAAAAGAAGCTATTAGAGGATGAACACATTCTTCAAATATTAATGAAAGAGAAATTGCAATTCCAACAAAATGAAAAAAATTATGATCGTATCATTGAGCAGTATGAACAATGGGAGGAGCAACAATACGTTGTTCAACAGGAATGGCAAATTTGGCTCGAAAAGTGCTATTTTAAATCCTTTCCTGTCGTGTATATGGAAGAAGCGTTCGATAAAGCATCTTTACTAAAATCAACTGTAGAAAAGTTTGAACAATTACGAGAAAGAAAAAAAGCGCTAGAGGTCGAACTGTATAGGTGGAACGATAATAGAAAGGCACTTGAAAAAAGTTTAAACGTTAAAGTTGAAACGGATTCCGATATCTTTTATCTTTTGGCAACGAAACAAAAAGAATTGGAAGAAAATATAGTAAAGGAAACACAACTGTTAGAAAGTAAGATGGAGCTAGAGAACGAATGGGAGCTTCTAGAAATGGAACAGCGTTCGTTGCTTGAAAAAAAACAGCAACTGTATACATTCGCAGAGGTGAACGATGAAGAGGCTTTTCGTATAAAAGAAAAAAATTATCAACTAGGAACCGACTACGAGAAAAAACTTCTAGACTTACAAGGGCAGCTTCACCAATATTTTGTAAACTATCATTTTAATGAAGAAGATTGGTATAAAGAATCAGATTGGGTCGAGCGTAAAAAAGAAATTTCGCAATTGCTAGAACAGCTAAGAACTAACGAAAGAGAGTTATATAAAAAACAATCTCAACTAGAAGAAAGTATAAAAGTGTTAGAAAATGGTTCGACGTATTCTGAAGTGTTACAACAATATGAGATTGCGAAAGCCAAACTTACTAATCAAGCTAAAAGATGGGCCTTCATTCAAACAGCACATCAACTTTTAGAAAAAACATTGCTTTATTATCGGGATGTAAAGCTTCCCAATGTATTAAACGTCGCTACTCGTTATTTTAACATGCTTACTGATGGAAACTATGTAAATATATTAGATCCGAAAGAGGAGCAAACATTAATGGTAGAACATAAAGATGGGGTAAGATACTATCCTAAGGAGCTAAGCCAAGCAACGATTGAACAATTATATTTATCTCTTCGATTTGCTGTTGCATCCATTTGGAGCAAAGAACACGCATTTCCATTTATTTTAGATGACACGTTCGTGAACTTTGACATAGCACGAACAAAACAAGCGATAAACCTGTTAAAGGAAATCTCAAATGAAGGACATCAAATTTTATTTTTCACTTGCCACGAAAATATAAAAGAGCTAATGGCTACCGATAAAGAAGATAATGTTTTTTCCTTTAACAACCTTAGTCCAATTTGCTGA
- a CDS encoding DUF3267 domain-containing protein, whose product MNCWKSININRQYGVHRITGVSLIITLLAFIMIFLSFNLIFSQQDVSSKYFSLFLLALICIPTTHKLFHALPVVLSKKKVCFSWRLQYCLPFLTIKSEQPFSKFQSYVIFLMPVIAITAILTVLTFMLPAYFHYISILLAFNIGLSVPDFLYLKQINSAPRACQIEEIENGYDILIMNED is encoded by the coding sequence ATGAACTGTTGGAAGTCCATAAATATTAATAGACAATATGGAGTCCACCGCATCACAGGTGTTTCTTTAATTATTACATTACTAGCCTTTATTATGATCTTTTTATCTTTTAATCTAATATTCTCTCAGCAAGATGTTTCATCAAAATATTTTAGCTTGTTTTTGTTAGCGTTAATTTGCATACCAACTACACATAAATTATTTCATGCTTTACCAGTAGTACTATCGAAGAAAAAAGTATGCTTCTCATGGCGCTTACAATATTGCCTTCCGTTTTTAACGATTAAATCGGAACAACCTTTTTCAAAATTTCAATCATACGTTATATTTTTAATGCCTGTTATTGCGATAACAGCTATTCTTACAGTATTAACATTTATGTTACCAGCATATTTTCATTATATTTCTATTTTGCTCGCTTTTAACATTGGATTATCTGTTCCGGACTTTTTATATCTTAAACAAATAAACTCTGCACCAAGGGCTTGTCAAATTGAAGAAATTGAAAATGGTTACGATATATTAATAATGAACGAAGATTAG
- a CDS encoding sporulation YhaL family protein yields MSWFIFLLIVGICFSGYMTVRTAKDEREKEDVIIEQEGKLYMERLEKEKEKRTHVYSNGS; encoded by the coding sequence ATGAGTTGGTTTATTTTTTTACTGATTGTAGGAATTTGTTTTAGCGGTTATATGACAGTACGTACTGCAAAGGATGAAAGAGAAAAAGAAGATGTGATTATTGAGCAAGAGGGCAAATTATACATGGAGCGTCTAGAGAAAGAGAAAGAAAAACGGACTCATGTATATTCAAATGGAAGTTAA
- a CDS encoding DUF1878 family protein encodes MEVLEDRLAKIEYHLQLLMKHIDVELYPFDILVIKRGISKEEVEVLFEICEKLNIELEKQKADGFVTFSPLLTKWNALIPAKFPKEETIFALYKQNIYRDLTKELLNLI; translated from the coding sequence ATGGAAGTATTAGAGGATAGATTGGCAAAAATTGAATACCATCTGCAATTATTAATGAAGCATATTGATGTAGAATTATATCCATTTGACATACTAGTAATAAAACGAGGGATTAGTAAAGAGGAAGTAGAAGTACTATTTGAAATATGTGAAAAATTGAACATAGAATTAGAAAAGCAAAAAGCGGATGGATTTGTAACATTTTCACCGCTTCTCACTAAATGGAATGCTTTAATACCAGCAAAATTTCCTAAAGAGGAAACTATATTCGCTCTTTATAAACAGAATATTTATAGAGATTTAACGAAGGAGCTATTAAATCTTATATAG
- a CDS encoding YjcZ family sporulation protein yields the protein MSGYAGGGFALIVVLFILLVIVGAAWLY from the coding sequence ATGTCAGGTTATGCAGGTGGCGGTTTCGCGCTAATCGTTGTATTGTTCATCTTGTTAGTAATCGTAGGTGCAGCTTGGTTATATTAA
- a CDS encoding metallophosphoesterase family protein, with protein MMHSIKFLHCADLHIDSPFYGLHTLPNNILKKVRASTFESLRKVVQTALDEEVDFVLIAGDLFDGENRSIYAQAKLREQFLQLQEANIHVYVIHGNHDHLEGNTSTSFQYPNNVHIFPAEVTSFPFYKHNQHVANIYGFSYPTRHHYENRVDEYVKEEDVPFHIGMIHGNLAGREEHDPYAPFTVQQLLSKQFNYWALGHIHKREILYSNPYIVYPGNIQGRHKKEEGTKGCYVVTMSEEKTELQFFKTETVLWDTTFINIENMKSIDRIVDAIQDEKRKKRAKHEGVLLQVILQGQGELHSELVQQDNQNDLLVLLNEQEEEDVHFVYTYDLKVQTQPLINKDQLKETPFFIDFFKLVEETSDIDFSALYSHSEARKYLTSLTLEEKQEMKTEAEQWIITKILEEKR; from the coding sequence ATGATGCATTCAATTAAATTTTTACATTGTGCGGATTTGCATATAGACAGTCCTTTTTATGGCTTACATACATTACCAAATAACATATTAAAAAAAGTGCGAGCGAGTACTTTTGAATCGTTAAGGAAAGTAGTACAAACTGCCTTGGACGAGGAAGTAGACTTTGTCTTAATAGCAGGAGATTTATTCGATGGCGAAAATCGAAGTATTTACGCGCAAGCTAAATTAAGAGAACAGTTTTTACAGTTGCAGGAAGCAAATATTCATGTGTACGTTATCCATGGAAATCATGATCATCTAGAAGGTAATACTTCTACTAGTTTTCAATATCCTAATAACGTTCATATTTTCCCAGCAGAAGTTACTTCCTTTCCATTTTATAAACACAATCAACACGTTGCGAACATTTATGGATTTAGTTATCCTACACGCCATCATTATGAAAATAGAGTCGATGAATACGTGAAAGAAGAAGATGTTCCATTTCATATTGGGATGATTCACGGAAACTTAGCTGGCCGTGAAGAGCATGATCCATATGCTCCCTTTACCGTCCAACAGCTTCTATCTAAACAATTTAACTACTGGGCATTAGGCCATATACATAAAAGAGAAATACTTTATTCTAATCCGTATATCGTGTATCCAGGTAATATTCAAGGCAGGCATAAAAAAGAAGAAGGTACAAAAGGCTGTTATGTTGTGACGATGAGTGAGGAAAAAACGGAGCTTCAATTTTTTAAAACTGAAACAGTCCTCTGGGATACTACGTTTATAAATATAGAAAACATGAAATCAATTGATAGAATAGTTGATGCCATACAAGATGAAAAAAGGAAAAAGCGTGCAAAACATGAAGGTGTGTTATTGCAAGTTATTTTGCAAGGACAAGGGGAGCTTCATTCCGAGCTTGTGCAGCAGGACAATCAAAATGATCTGCTAGTACTACTAAACGAACAAGAAGAGGAAGATGTCCATTTTGTCTACACGTATGACCTGAAAGTGCAAACACAACCACTTATAAACAAAGATCAGTTAAAAGAAACCCCATTTTTTATAGACTTTTTTAAACTCGTGGAAGAGACAAGCGATATTGACTTTAGCGCATTATATTCTCATAGCGAGGCTAGAAAATATTTAACTTCATTGACACTTGAAGAGAAACAAGAAATGAAAACAGAAGCAGAACAATGGATTATTACAAAAATACTAGAGGAAAAGAGGTGA
- a CDS encoding YjcZ family sporulation protein yields MSAPYAGGGFALIVVLFILLVIVGAAWLY; encoded by the coding sequence ATGAGTGCTCCATATGCAGGTGGAGGATTTGCGTTAATTGTCGTATTGTTCATCTTGTTAGTAATTGTAGGTGCAGCATGGCTATACTAA
- the yhaM gene encoding 3'-5' exoribonuclease YhaM — MKKGVLHFEVGEQIDLYLLVKSATKGIASNGKPFLTLILQDKSGDIEAKLWDVSQGDEERYIAQSIVRVLGDIHHYRGKNQLKIRKIREKEAHDPVTISDLLETAPLSEETMMDKITEAIFEMNNPNIQRITRHLMKKYQEPFLTYPAATKNHHEFVSGLAYHVVSMLELAKSIATLYPSLDKDLLYAGVILHDLGKVMELSGPISTTYTIKGNLIGHISIMVNEIEKAAEELGIDGEELIVLQHLVLSHHGKLEWGSPKQPIIKEAEILHYIDNIDAKMNMLDRALARTKPGEYTERIFAMDNRSFYKPTFHK; from the coding sequence ATGAAAAAAGGTGTTTTACATTTTGAAGTTGGAGAACAAATCGATTTATACCTATTAGTAAAATCAGCCACAAAAGGAATTGCAAGCAACGGAAAACCATTTTTAACTTTAATCCTACAAGATAAATCAGGCGATATCGAGGCAAAACTTTGGGATGTATCACAAGGGGATGAAGAACGCTATATAGCCCAAAGCATAGTAAGAGTGCTCGGAGATATCCATCATTATCGTGGAAAAAACCAATTAAAAATTAGAAAAATTCGTGAAAAAGAAGCACATGACCCTGTAACAATAAGTGATCTATTAGAAACAGCTCCCCTCTCAGAAGAAACGATGATGGATAAAATTACAGAAGCAATTTTTGAAATGAATAACCCTAATATTCAACGTATAACACGTCACTTAATGAAAAAATATCAAGAACCATTTTTAACATATCCAGCAGCGACAAAAAATCATCATGAGTTTGTTTCCGGTTTAGCTTACCATGTCGTCTCCATGCTTGAACTAGCGAAATCAATCGCTACACTTTATCCGTCGTTAGATAAAGACTTATTATATGCTGGCGTAATTTTACATGACTTAGGGAAAGTAATGGAGCTATCTGGTCCAATTTCTACTACATATACGATAAAAGGTAATTTAATAGGTCATATTTCTATTATGGTAAATGAAATCGAAAAAGCAGCAGAAGAATTAGGAATTGATGGAGAGGAGCTAATAGTACTTCAACATTTAGTCCTGTCCCATCACGGAAAATTAGAATGGGGAAGTCCGAAACAACCAATTATTAAAGAAGCAGAAATTCTTCATTATATTGATAATATTGATGCGAAAATGAATATGCTAGACCGTGCTTTAGCGCGAACAAAGCCAGGAGAGTATACAGAACGAATTTTCGCAATGGACAATCGCTCCTTCTATAAACCTACTTTTCATAAATAG
- a CDS encoding HIT family protein encodes MSDCIFCKIINGDIPAAKVYEDEHVLAFLDISQVTKGHTLVIPKVHKENIYELTPELAGKVLEVVPKIANSIKAQFDPVGLNLLNNNGEAAGQSVFHYHMHIIPRYGKGDGFGAVWKSNQSDYTPEKLQEIASSIKNGI; translated from the coding sequence ATGTCTGATTGTATCTTTTGTAAAATTATTAATGGCGACATCCCTGCAGCTAAAGTGTATGAAGATGAACACGTACTGGCTTTTCTAGATATTAGTCAAGTAACGAAAGGACACACACTCGTAATACCTAAAGTACATAAAGAAAACATTTATGAATTAACACCAGAACTTGCAGGGAAAGTTTTAGAAGTCGTACCTAAAATCGCAAATTCAATAAAAGCACAATTTGATCCTGTTGGCTTAAATTTACTTAATAACAACGGCGAAGCAGCTGGTCAATCTGTTTTCCACTATCATATGCACATCATTCCCCGTTACGGTAAAGGGGACGGATTTGGCGCAGTTTGGAAATCTAACCAAAGTGACTATACACCTGAAAAACTACAAGAAATTGCAAGTAGTATTAAAAACGGTATTTAA